A region of the Candidatus Eisenbacteria bacterium genome:
CGCGAGGACCCTTGCCCGCTTCACCGCGAGCGTGATCTGGGCCTGGTGGCGCGCGCAGTTGCCCGAGACGCGGCGGGGGACAATCTTCCCCCTCTCGGTGATCGCCCGCTGCAGTCGTCTCTCGTCCTTGTAGTCAACGTATGCGACGCGGTCCATGCAGA
Encoded here:
- the rpsR gene encoding 30S ribosomal protein S18, producing the protein MPRGEPRGMRKKVCKLCMDRVAYVDYKDERRLQRAITERGKIVPRRVSGNCARHQAQITLAVKRARVLALIPFASESYK